In the genome of Treponema pedis, one region contains:
- a CDS encoding ABC transporter permease codes for MFYKIDKFKNKLFAAGRKFTVPAAGLIFFAVILSFLIPLFLSFVPLFSSHFDFSHFTGAVIYDKSAVFQRIFRIALFTIVQALISAFLGTVIGLAAAYFCAKKNFRGRKFLLSLSGVPLCIPAIIIALAFIVFFGNNGVVNSVLKTIFKTDEPVLKFLFTMTGVIVVHSFYNFPIAMRTVSQVWENLNEDEENAAALLGANKFRIFKTVTFPALLNSISASFLLIFLFCFFSFIIILLFGGLGITTLEVELYKSARASLNMNLAAKISLIEIIVSGFAIVLYAHVQKKLEGKNQKLKQKNKRTNLNGKLEKFFFSFMFITIFLFLIAPLFSVFLRSTHNVNYTNFF; via the coding sequence ATGTTTTACAAAATTGATAAATTTAAAAATAAACTCTTTGCGGCCGGGCGTAAATTTACAGTGCCCGCCGCAGGACTTATTTTTTTTGCCGTTATTCTTTCTTTTTTAATTCCTCTTTTTTTAAGTTTTGTTCCTTTGTTTTCTTCTCACTTTGATTTTTCGCATTTTACGGGAGCCGTTATATACGATAAAAGCGCCGTCTTTCAGCGTATTTTTCGTATTGCCCTTTTTACAATTGTGCAAGCTCTTATTTCCGCCTTTTTGGGAACGGTAATCGGTCTTGCCGCCGCATATTTTTGCGCAAAGAAAAATTTTCGGGGAAGAAAATTTTTACTTTCTCTTTCAGGTGTACCCTTATGTATTCCTGCAATAATTATAGCACTTGCTTTTATAGTTTTTTTCGGCAATAACGGAGTTGTAAATTCCGTTTTAAAAACCATTTTTAAAACCGATGAACCTGTTTTAAAATTTCTTTTTACGATGACCGGCGTAATTGTAGTTCATTCATTTTATAATTTCCCGATTGCAATGCGTACGGTTTCTCAAGTTTGGGAAAATTTAAATGAAGATGAAGAAAATGCGGCGGCTCTTTTAGGTGCGAATAAATTTAGAATTTTTAAAACGGTAACTTTTCCCGCTCTTTTAAATTCCATATCCGCTTCTTTTTTATTGATTTTTCTTTTTTGTTTTTTCAGTTTTATTATTATTTTACTTTTCGGCGGTTTAGGCATTACCACTCTTGAAGTCGAACTTTATAAATCCGCCCGTGCAAGTTTAAATATGAATCTTGCAGCAAAAATTTCTCTTATAGAAATTATCGTTTCCGGTTTTGCGATTGTTTTATATGCGCACGTTCAGAAAAAACTTGAAGGCAAAAATCAAAAGTTAAAGCAAAAAAATAAAAGAACGAACTTAAACGGAAAACTTGAAAAGTTTTTTTTTAGTTTTATGTTTATAACGATTTTTCTTTTTTTAATCGCTCCTCTTTTTTCCGTATTTTTACGTTCAACGCATAATGTAAATTATACTAATTTTTTTTAA
- a CDS encoding thiamine ABC transporter substrate-binding protein, whose translation MKNIRSFLFFIFLVTGFINLFALGSKEANGLNEKKLIVYTTKSFAGDYGPGQKIAELFKAETGVEVEYVICKEGVLNRAIVEGKKSTADVLIGIDNHLVETARKANVLRPYLSKNAAYLVKEVLITEDWLLTPFDYGYLAFMFDTDSKLNAPKTLSDLTKPEYKGKIVILDPRTSTTGLALVAWTRSVFADNYLSYWEKLRPNIFTMAPKWSAGYDLFTAGEAPFAFSYTGSLASHVLYDNTMRFQPLIFNDGHIIQIEGMGISSYAKNIKAAELFIDFMLTEKAQSLLPETQFMFPAINGIKLPDSYKDVPAPKKVLRIPSEDQSGYVNAVINVLQN comes from the coding sequence ATGAAAAATATACGCTCTTTTTTATTTTTTATTTTTTTGGTTACGGGTTTTATAAACCTGTTTGCATTAGGCTCAAAAGAAGCAAACGGCTTAAACGAGAAAAAACTCATTGTTTACACTACAAAGTCTTTTGCAGGCGACTACGGTCCGGGGCAAAAAATTGCCGAGCTTTTTAAAGCGGAAACGGGTGTTGAGGTTGAATACGTTATTTGTAAAGAAGGCGTTTTAAACCGCGCAATTGTAGAAGGTAAAAAGTCTACTGCCGATGTCCTTATAGGAATTGACAACCATCTTGTAGAAACGGCTCGTAAAGCGAATGTTTTACGTCCGTACCTCTCCAAAAATGCGGCTTACCTTGTAAAAGAAGTTTTAATTACCGAAGACTGGTTATTAACGCCCTTTGATTACGGTTATCTTGCATTTATGTTCGATACCGATTCCAAACTGAACGCACCGAAAACTTTGAGCGATTTGACTAAACCGGAGTATAAGGGCAAAATAGTAATTTTAGACCCCAGAACCAGTACGACAGGATTAGCCCTCGTTGCCTGGACGCGTTCGGTTTTCGCGGATAATTATCTTAGCTATTGGGAAAAGTTAAGGCCTAATATTTTTACAATGGCTCCTAAGTGGAGCGCAGGTTATGATTTGTTTACCGCAGGGGAAGCTCCTTTTGCCTTTTCGTATACGGGCAGTTTAGCGTCCCATGTATTGTACGATAATACAATGCGTTTTCAACCGCTTATTTTTAATGACGGCCACATTATTCAAATCGAAGGAATGGGCATTTCCTCTTACGCAAAAAATATAAAAGCTGCGGAACTTTTTATAGATTTTATGCTTACGGAAAAGGCTCAAAGTTTACTTCCCGAAACTCAATTTATGTTTCCGGCAATCAACGGCATAAAACTTCCGGATTCTTATAAAGATGTTCCCGCTCCTAAAAAAGTTTTACGCATTCCTTCCGAGGACCAAAGCGGATACGTAAACGCTGTAATTAATGTTTTACAAAATTGA
- a CDS encoding Bor/Iss family lipoprotein, which produces MLLIVLTLSVSGCMTNRHTVGKGSQTGGVVTTRQWYALWGLVRLGDKDTKHIAGESTDYNIETYYGVVDWLINFFLGWLSIGSRTVKVIK; this is translated from the coding sequence ATGTTATTAATAGTGCTGACTCTGTCGGTATCAGGCTGTATGACAAACCGTCATACTGTAGGAAAAGGCTCTCAAACGGGAGGCGTTGTAACGACTCGGCAGTGGTATGCTTTATGGGGTTTAGTACGGTTAGGAGATAAAGATACCAAACATATAGCAGGAGAGTCTACGGATTATAATATAGAAACCTATTACGGCGTAGTCGATTGGCTTATTAATTTTTTCTTAGGCTGGCTTTCAATAGGAAGTAGAACTGTAAAAGTTATAAAGTAA
- a CDS encoding GNAT family N-acetyltransferase, whose amino-acid sequence MKLNSIITDSIEFKEVTPDNWRIINSLSVKEEQKNFAASNVTILARAFVYRKENAKVFAVYYEDKPVGLIMQRDWIDGKKTVCIMDQFMIDKRSQGKGLGKAALKKWLLMIESEKKYPCIQLCYVEGDIPAKHLYENFGFYEIGKDEDEIIMQKDL is encoded by the coding sequence ATGAAGCTTAATTCCATCATTACAGATAGCATAGAATTTAAAGAGGTTACTCCCGATAATTGGAGAATAATCAATTCTCTTTCAGTAAAAGAAGAACAAAAGAATTTTGCAGCCTCGAATGTTACCATCCTTGCAAGGGCCTTTGTTTACAGGAAAGAAAATGCAAAGGTTTTTGCCGTCTATTATGAGGATAAACCGGTAGGGCTTATAATGCAGCGAGATTGGATTGACGGCAAAAAAACCGTCTGCATTATGGACCAATTTATGATAGACAAAAGAAGTCAAGGGAAAGGCTTAGGAAAAGCAGCTTTAAAAAAATGGCTTTTGATGATAGAATCCGAAAAAAAATATCCATGTATTCAGCTTTGTTATGTTGAAGGAGATATACCGGCAAAACACCTCTATGAAAATTTCGGGTTTTATGAAATAGGTAAAGACGAAGATGAGATTATAATGCAAAAAGATTTATAA
- a CDS encoding immunity 26/phosphotriesterase HocA family protein produces the protein MYFSFGSGHVLIGNYTTQKTYYSENLKESKASALNSWIEKWIKETSKEDLADLKNFKNEKRAHQKYKEGDIFAFKIGRRQYGFGKILIDIVKLRKNPEFKKNKNYGLNNLMGTALIVKVYHKISDSMNINLDELEQCPSLSAQPVMDNNIYYGEYKIIGNKKVTYQDLNDAPISTSKSISHLDKDIAYLQYGLIYKEMSLKEYALYKDEEWYHKNYRAESIGFSLEIEKLEECIKAKSNAPCYPATDGSLNNPANKKDKASIFKAFGLDGNLDYEGNLKLAKEK, from the coding sequence GTGTATTTTTCATTCGGAAGCGGACATGTGCTTATCGGAAACTACACCACACAAAAAACCTACTATTCGGAAAACTTAAAAGAAAGCAAGGCTTCGGCTCTCAATTCTTGGATTGAAAAATGGATAAAAGAAACATCGAAAGAAGATTTAGCCGATTTGAAAAATTTTAAAAACGAAAAAAGAGCTCACCAAAAATATAAGGAAGGAGACATCTTTGCTTTTAAAATAGGAAGACGGCAATACGGTTTCGGAAAAATTTTAATCGATATTGTTAAGTTAAGAAAAAATCCGGAATTTAAAAAGAATAAAAACTACGGCCTTAACAACCTGATGGGAACGGCTTTAATTGTAAAGGTATATCATAAAATAAGCGACAGTATGAATATTAATCTTGACGAATTGGAACAATGCCCTTCCCTCTCCGCACAACCCGTTATGGACAACAATATCTATTACGGCGAATACAAAATTATCGGAAACAAAAAAGTTACTTACCAAGACTTAAATGATGCTCCAATATCGACAAGCAAGAGTATAAGTCATCTGGACAAGGATATTGCATATCTCCAATACGGCTTGATATATAAAGAAATGTCTTTAAAAGAATACGCTCTGTACAAAGACGAAGAATGGTATCATAAAAATTACCGGGCAGAATCAATAGGCTTTTCATTGGAGATAGAAAAATTGGAAGAATGTATAAAAGCAAAATCAAACGCCCCCTGTTATCCGGCAACAGACGGCAGCCTAAATAACCCCGCCAACAAAAAAGATAAGGCTTCAATTTTCAAAGCCTTCGGCTTGGACGGAAATCTGGACTATGAGGGAAACTTAAAGCTCGCAAAGGAAAAGTAA
- a CDS encoding ABC transporter permease subunit — MFFAYITVFSKPKKITAIIPYLPLAVSSVMLGFGWTLLRPNGSVAVLILAQSALAWPFAWTQIQIPLLRIPKNIFNAALIFSANKQDAFFRCIIPLCKRGVISAFGFVFAISAGDASLPIILNIPRFENLSLLLYDYASSYRFAESAAVAVILAVITGFVFFLQDRGGDKDE; from the coding sequence TTGTTTTTTGCATACATAACGGTTTTTTCAAAACCGAAAAAAATTACGGCAATAATTCCGTATTTGCCGCTTGCAGTGTCTTCGGTAATGCTGGGGTTCGGCTGGACGCTTTTACGTCCTAACGGAAGTGTAGCCGTTTTAATATTAGCTCAAAGCGCATTGGCTTGGCCTTTTGCGTGGACACAAATTCAAATTCCGCTTTTACGTATACCTAAAAATATTTTTAATGCAGCTCTTATTTTTTCCGCAAACAAACAGGACGCTTTTTTTCGATGCATAATTCCCTTATGTAAGCGAGGTGTTATTTCAGCCTTCGGTTTTGTATTTGCAATAAGTGCCGGAGATGCATCGCTTCCTATAATTTTAAATATTCCGCGTTTTGAAAATTTAAGTTTGTTGTTGTACGATTATGCTTCTTCGTACCGTTTTGCGGAATCGGCGGCCGTAGCGGTTATTCTTGCGGTTATAACAGGTTTTGTATTTTTTTTACAGGATAGGGGAGGTGATAAAGATGAATAA
- a CDS encoding leucine-rich repeat domain-containing protein has product MKKTLLKGRLKMKHKKLVSMIGMLVLLFSTVSCSKNNKVTLSDALEKNDITAVEEIFSSLDENSLNKLTTETPSSIGDFSYTLSKDETKLMITGYNGSGGLVIIPSEIEGYPVKWISKFAFKENNSITSVVIPPSIEIVGAQSFYNCDNLTSVFIPSSVSTIGDQAFFGCDSLSVVKIMPGLKKIGRQSFSRCNSLVNIVLPEPLETISNAAFKECENLLEVHLADTIQELGAKVFSKCKNLHTANIPKNIKKFGGMCFEYCYELHNLEIPEEIKKLVDFEYDMSFEGCKKLPIATRKRLKELGYTGMYNIF; this is encoded by the coding sequence ATGAAAAAAACATTGCTAAAAGGAAGGTTAAAAATGAAACATAAAAAATTAGTTTCAATGATTGGAATGTTGGTTTTATTATTTAGCACAGTTTCTTGTTCGAAAAATAATAAAGTTACATTATCGGATGCATTAGAAAAAAATGATATTACCGCTGTAGAGGAAATATTTTCTAGTCTTGACGAAAATAGTCTTAATAAATTGACTACTGAAACCCCGTCTTCTATTGGAGATTTTTCATACACTTTAAGCAAAGATGAAACAAAGCTTATGATTACTGGCTATAATGGCTCCGGTGGTTTAGTTATTATCCCTTCAGAGATCGAAGGGTATCCTGTTAAATGGATATCTAAATTTGCTTTCAAAGAAAATAACTCTATCACATCTGTAGTAATTCCTCCTAGTATTGAAATAGTGGGAGCCCAGAGCTTTTATAATTGCGATAATCTTACTTCTGTGTTTATACCATCCAGTGTCTCCACTATAGGAGATCAAGCTTTTTTTGGCTGCGATAGCTTATCTGTTGTAAAAATTATGCCTGGACTTAAAAAAATAGGAAGACAGAGTTTCTCGCGTTGTAATAGTCTTGTAAACATTGTTCTTCCGGAACCACTTGAAACAATTTCTAATGCCGCTTTTAAAGAGTGTGAGAATTTACTTGAAGTTCATCTTGCTGATACAATACAGGAGCTTGGAGCAAAAGTATTTTCAAAATGTAAAAATTTACATACTGCCAACATACCAAAAAATATAAAAAAGTTTGGTGGTATGTGTTTCGAATATTGTTACGAATTGCATAACCTTGAAATACCTGAAGAAATAAAAAAATTGGTTGATTTCGAGTATGATATGAGCTTTGAAGGATGTAAAAAATTACCCATTGCAACAAGAAAACGTTTAAAAGAACTTGGTTATACAGGAATGTATAATATATTTTAA